CGAGGCCAAGCTGGGCATCGGCCCGCCGGTCAAGGACGGCTTCTACTACGACTTCGACGTCGAGAAGCCGTTCACGCCCGAGGACCTCAAGGCCATCGAGAAGAAGATGCAGGAGATCCAGAAGCGGGGACAGCGGTTCTCCCGCCGGGTCGTCACCGACGAGGCGGCCCGCGAGGAGCTCGCCGACGAGCCGTACAAGCTGGAGCTCATCGGGATCAAGGGCTCCGCGTCCTCCGACGACGGCGCGGACGTCGAGGTGGGCGGCGGCGAGCTGACCATCTACGACAACCTGGACGCCAAGACCGGTGACCTGTGCTGGAAGGATCTCTGCCGGGGTCCGCACCTGCCCACCACCCGGTTCATCCCCGCGTTCAAGCTGATGCGGAACGCCGCGGCGTACTGGCGGGGCAGTGAGAAGAACCCGATGCTCCAGCGCATCTACGGCACCGCGTGGCCGACCAAGGACGAGCTGAAGGCGCACCTGGAGTTCCTGGAGGAGGCCGCCAAGCGCGACCACCGCAAGCTCGGCAACGAGCTGGACCTCTTCTCCTTCCCCGACGAGATCGGCCCCGGCCTCGCCGTCTTCCACCCCAAGGGCGGCGTCATCCGCCGGGCCATGGAGGACTACTCGCGCCGCCGCCACGAGGAGGAGGGCTACGAGTTCGTCTACAGCCCCCACGCCACCAAGGGCAAGCTCTTCGAGAAGTCCGGCCACCTGGACTGGTACGCCGACGGCATGTACCCGCCCATGCAGCTCGACGACGGGGTGGACTACTACCTCAAGCCGATGAACTGCCCGATGCACAACCTGATCTTCGACGCGCGCGGCCGCTCCTACCGTGAGCTCCCGCTCCGCCTCTTCGAGTTCGGCACGGTGTACCGCTACGAGAAGTCGGGCGTCGTGCACGGGCTGACCCGCTCGCGCGGCTTCACCCAGGACGACGCGCACATCTACTGCACCAAGGAGCAGATGGCGGAGGAGCTCGACAGGACGCTGACCTTCGTCCTGAACCTCCTGCGCGACTACGGCCTGACCGACTTCTACCTGGAGCTCTCCACCAAGGACCCGGAGAAGTTCGTCGGCTCCGACGAGATCTGGGAGGAGGCCACCGAGACGCTGCGCCAGGTCGCCGAGAAGCAGGGCCTCCCGCTCGTCCCGGACCCGGGCGGCGCCGCGTTCTACGGCCCGAAGATCTCCGTGCAGTGCAAGGACGCCATCGGCCGCACCTGGCAGATGTCGACCGTGCAGCTCGACTTCAACCTGCCGGAGCGCTTCGACCTGGAGTACACCGGCCCGGACGGCACGAAGCAGCGTCCGGTCATGATCCACCGCGCGCTGTTCGGTTCCATCGAGCGCTTCTTCGCGGTGCTGCTCGAGCACTACGCGGGCGCCTTCCCCGTGTGGCTCGCCCCGGTGCAGGCGGTCGGCATCCCGATCGGCGACACCCACATCCCCTACCTCCAGGAGTTCGCCGCCAAGGCGCGCAAGCAGGGGCTGAGGGTCGACGTGGACGCCTCCTCGGACCGGATGCAGAAGAAGATCCGCAACCAGCAGAAGCAGAAGGTGCCGTTCATGATCATCGCGGGCGACGAGGACATGGCCAACGGCGCCGTCTCCTTCCGCTACCGCGACGGTTCGCAGGAGAACGGCATCCCGGTCGACGAGGCCATCGCCAAGATCGCGAAGGCCGTCGAGGACCGCGTCCAGGTCTGATCCGAGCCGTACGGGGCCCCCGGGGAGCGCTATGCGTCCCCCGGGGGCCCCTTTTCGTCCTCCCGCCTGAACACCTGCACCAGCCACGAGGAGAACGACCCCGTCACCGCCCCCAGCAGGGCGAGCCCGCAGGCCATCAGGCCCACCGCGACGAACCGGCCGCCGAACGTGACCGGGACCGCGTCCCCGTAGCCCACCGTGGTGAGCGTGGCGCACGCCCACCACACCGAGTCGCCGAAGGTGCGGATCGAAGCGCCCGGGGCGTCGTGCTCCTGGTGGTAGACCGCGAGCGCGGCGGAGACACCGAGGAGGACTGCGGTGAGGCTCGCGTACGCCATCACCCGCGCGTACAGGCTCAGCCGGGGCTGTTCCCGGCGCTTCTGGACCGCCGTGTAGACCTGCACCAGGCGCAGCGGGCGCAGCAACGGAAGCAGCAGGACGACCGCGTCCAGCCAGTGGGTGCGCACGAAGCTCCACGCCCGCAGACCGCTCAGACGGAACCGCACCGCGTAGTCCACGGCGAAGAGCAGCCAGGTCGCGTAGACGAGAGCGAGAGCGAGGTCACGCACCGGGCCGATGTCGGCCGGGGCGAGGACACGGACCGCGTAGCCGGTCAGGAAGACCATGCCCGCGACGAAGAGCGGCACCTCCGTGCGCTGCTCCCACGCCTGGAGCCGAGGGGGGACGGGGGCGGTGGTGCGGTCGCTCATGGCGCCAGCATCCCGGTGCGGCCGCGGGCTCGCCCCCGGCGACACGCGCGCCGGGAGTGACGCAATATGCTGACGGGCAT
The DNA window shown above is from Streptomyces sp. Alt3 and carries:
- the thrS gene encoding threonine--tRNA ligase produces the protein MSDVRVIIQRDSEREERVVTTGTTAAELFPGQRTVVAARVEGELRDLAYELKDGEVVEPVEISSEDGLNILRHSTAHVMAQAVQELHPEAKLGIGPPVKDGFYYDFDVEKPFTPEDLKAIEKKMQEIQKRGQRFSRRVVTDEAAREELADEPYKLELIGIKGSASSDDGADVEVGGGELTIYDNLDAKTGDLCWKDLCRGPHLPTTRFIPAFKLMRNAAAYWRGSEKNPMLQRIYGTAWPTKDELKAHLEFLEEAAKRDHRKLGNELDLFSFPDEIGPGLAVFHPKGGVIRRAMEDYSRRRHEEEGYEFVYSPHATKGKLFEKSGHLDWYADGMYPPMQLDDGVDYYLKPMNCPMHNLIFDARGRSYRELPLRLFEFGTVYRYEKSGVVHGLTRSRGFTQDDAHIYCTKEQMAEELDRTLTFVLNLLRDYGLTDFYLELSTKDPEKFVGSDEIWEEATETLRQVAEKQGLPLVPDPGGAAFYGPKISVQCKDAIGRTWQMSTVQLDFNLPERFDLEYTGPDGTKQRPVMIHRALFGSIERFFAVLLEHYAGAFPVWLAPVQAVGIPIGDTHIPYLQEFAAKARKQGLRVDVDASSDRMQKKIRNQQKQKVPFMIIAGDEDMANGAVSFRYRDGSQENGIPVDEAIAKIAKAVEDRVQV
- a CDS encoding potassium channel family protein; this encodes MSDRTTAPVPPRLQAWEQRTEVPLFVAGMVFLTGYAVRVLAPADIGPVRDLALALVYATWLLFAVDYAVRFRLSGLRAWSFVRTHWLDAVVLLLPLLRPLRLVQVYTAVQKRREQPRLSLYARVMAYASLTAVLLGVSAALAVYHQEHDAPGASIRTFGDSVWWACATLTTVGYGDAVPVTFGGRFVAVGLMACGLALLGAVTGSFSSWLVQVFRREDEKGPPGDA